The sequence CCCTGGACGCCGCGGAACTGGCCGGCGCGAACGCACTGCGGCAGTGTTTCGGCTCGCTCGAACCGGACCAACTGTTCACGCTTGACACCCTGCTCTCGCGCTTGGAGGCTGCCCTCACCGGCGACAGGACCGGCTGACGGGATCAGTCCGGTGCAGGAGCAGAATCCTGGTCCCAGCGAGGCCACGGGCCTCGATGAGCGGGTGCACCATCCCGCCGCCTCATCCCTGTGACCCGTTGCGATGCGGCATTGTCTGCGAGCAGCGCGTGGAAGAGCCGGTCGATGGGCGTGGGCTGCCCAGCCACGGCACGATGCGCAGCGCCACGAACCCCAGGTCTCCAACAGCCCTGCGCGGTTCCCACCGCAGACTTGCTCCTGGGGGTACGGCCATGCCGCATCGAGTTGGCGCTACGGGCTGCGGCCCCCGTGCGGCCCGAGTCGCACCAGTGCCGCAGATACGACAAAGCCGGGTCGGGAAATGCCGGGTGCGAGGCACGGGGCGCCGCACGAGGGAGGCGCGGTCGCACTGTGGGCGGCCGCGAATTACGCGGCTCCTGTGACGCGAGACCCCGCCTCGTGGACGCAGCTCGAGGCGGGGTCTCGTTGGCGAATCCTTCGCGATGCGTGCCCCGCTGCCTGATATCGCGGACGGCCGCGAGGAGCACGACATCAACACGAGGCGAGGCGCGCCTCAGTCTCCTCGATGGGCACGTCGTGCCCGGCCTGGCACCGCACCGCGGGCACCAGCAGGGCGCCGCAGTCCGCGTGAGCGAGTTCCACCCCGCCGTGCGCATCGCCCTGGATGGTCCGCCCCCACCGCATCAGCGCGACGAGCAGCGGGAACAGCGCCCGGCCCCGTCCGGTGAGCACGTACTCGTAACGGGTGCGCGCACCCGGCTCGCGATAAGGGATGCGCTCCATGAGTCCGTCGGCCACCAGCTGCCGCAGCCGCTTGGAGGCCACCGTCTCCGCGAGACCGGTGCGCCGCACCAGGTCATCGAAGCGCCGCCCACCGTAGAACGCCTCTCTGACCAGCATCATCGCCGAGCGGGTGCCGACCACCTCCAGCGAGCGCTCCATGGCGCACCAGCCGGCCGCCGTGAAGGCGTCCCGGTCGGCGAACTCGCCCGCGCGCGTGAACACTGTGTCTTCGCCCTGCTGGTCAACGCGTTCCATGCCCCCATCC comes from Streptomyces sp. SCL15-4 and encodes:
- a CDS encoding helix-turn-helix domain-containing protein yields the protein MERVDQQGEDTVFTRAGEFADRDAFTAAGWCAMERSLEVVGTRSAMMLVREAFYGGRRFDDLVRRTGLAETVASKRLRQLVADGLMERIPYREPGARTRYEYVLTGRGRALFPLLVALMRWGRTIQGDAHGGVELAHADCGALLVPAVRCQAGHDVPIEETEARLASC